In Harmonia axyridis chromosome 6, icHarAxyr1.1, whole genome shotgun sequence, a single window of DNA contains:
- the LOC123682782 gene encoding uncharacterized protein LOC123682782 — protein sequence MERLSHQRSIATPNKSTNDKEVIIKGIVSRYDSTINQFRDYRKTSLNLGKYTKNFNAAPQERMQSKTIKNAENNGSCWYDTLKIALVTILLGQLFFSSGENSKRSFFAVNWMRNVQMF from the exons ATGGAGAGATTGAGTCACCAAAGATCCATAGCTACACCCAATAAAAGTACAAATGACAAAGAGGTTATAATTAAGGGTATAGTTAGCAGATATGATTCTACGATTAATCAGTTTAGGGACTACAGAA AAACATCTTTGAATCTGGGGAAATATACTAAAAACTTTAATGCAGCTCCACAAGAAAGAATGCAaagtaaaacaataaaaaatgccGAAAATAATGGTAGTTGTTGGTATGACACTCTCAAAATCGCATTGGTCACTATTCTTCTTGGGCAATTGTTTTTCTCAAGCGGAGAGAACTCTAAGAGAAG cttCTTTGCTGTGAATTGGATGAGGAATGTACAGATGTTTTGA
- the LOC123683150 gene encoding uncharacterized protein LOC123683150, which produces MYPKVIVKGFSGLLMILLVLSEGQGFISEDDGNFGSCSKKMLGSTCDVLRKIDSSRDGATPERRLQQNRLEKNPKESGRTLQDRRNSNERFITRDISRMREVRNDLSRYSISNKNRVIQSDERFVRLGERRTSRSDYTKQIRSALSPEDIRRRSVENRLVRFTETRAARSDDRRDSRMDFNRASRTINARQVRSDTNREVRLVDPQVARSDVRSNDLRASRFNENRSARSVDRRSSRSDQIRERSVEDRVARSTVNRAARSVDQRDSRMNFNRGTRSTDARQVRSDTNREVRLVDPQVARSDVRSNDLQASRFNENRSARSVDRRLSRSDQTRGRSVEDRVARSSVNRATRSFDQRDSRMNFNRGTRSTDARQVRSDTNREVRLVDPQVARSDVRSNDLRASRFNENRSARSVDRRSSRSDQTRGRSVDNRVARSTVNRAPRSVDQRDSRMNFNRASRSTDARQVRSDTNRLVRSVDLQVARSDVRSDEIRASRFNENRSARSVDRRSSRSDQTRGRSVEDRVARSSVNRAARSVDQRDSRMNFKRASRSIDARQVRSDTNRVVRLVDPQVARSDVRSNDLRASRFNENRSARSVDRRSSRSDQIRERSVEDRVARSTVNRAARSFDQRDSRMNFNRGTRSTDARQVRSDTNREVKSVDTQIARSGTRSNDIRASRLNENRSARSVDRRSSRSDQTRERSVENRMVRSTVNRAARSDDQRDSIIDFNRDTRSIETREMRSNTNRAVRSVSPEVARFDVRSNGIRASRLNENNSARSAYRRSSRSDQIRERSVENRKVRSIINRADDQRDSRIHVNRAPRSIDVRQLRSDTNRALRSIDPQVAKADVRFNGIRAPKLEENHFTRSVDVTKARSDYRAVTYLRSEPVIKSTSTRSLNNRRSSERLREFGNDSRQRQNSSTMTRLENKRNSVTASRRNTERLYINDRKVKNIRQIQNDRILDLEVQDGQNIRNLVKTSSRRNFSKYSKCTLGYFFYTGC; this is translated from the coding sequence ATGTATCCGAAAGTGATAGTGAAAGGTTTCTCTGGATTGCTGATGATCTTATTAGTCCTTTCTGAAGGTCAAGGTTTCATTTCAGAAGATGATGGAAACTTTGGTTCCTGCAGCAAAAAAATGCTTGGATCTACTTGTGATGTTCTCCGAAAGATTGATTCTAGTCGAGACGGAGCAACTCCAGAAAGAAGACTCCAACAGAATAGACTGGAAAAGAACCCAAAGGAATCTGGAAGAACTCTTCAGGATAGACGAAATAGTAACGAAAGATTTATTACAAGAGATATTAGCAGAATGAGAGAAGTTAGGAATGACCTCAGCAGATATTCAATATCCAATAAAAATAGAGTAATACAGTCCGATGAACGATTTGTGAGGTTAGGCGAAAGACGTACCTCAAGATCAGATTACACCAAGCAAATCAGGTCTGCACTAAGTCCAGAAGATATTCGAAGGCGATCAGTTGAAAATCGATTGGTGAGATTCACTGAAACTCGTGCTGCTAGATCAGACGATCGAAGAGATTCTAGAATGGATTTTAATCGTGCCTCTAGAACAATTAATGCAAGACAAGTGAGATCTGATACGAATAGAGAAGTAAGATTAGTTGATCCACAAGTTGCAAGATCCGATGTGAGGTCCAATGATCTTCGAGCTTCAAGGTTTAATGAAAATCGTTCTGCAAGATCAGTGGATAGACGTTCATCTAGATCAGACCAAATTCGAGAGAGATCAGTTGAGGATCGAGTGGCTAGATCAACTGTAAATCGTGCTGCTAGATCAGTCGATCAAAGAGATTCTAGAATGAATTTTAATCGTGGCACTAGATCAACTGATGCAAGACAAGTGAGATCTGATACGAATAGAGAAGTAAGATTAGTTGATCCACAAGTTGCAAGATCCGATGTGAGGTCCAATGATCTTCAAGCTTCGAGGTTTAATGAAAATCGTTCTGCAAGATCAGTAGATAGACGTTTATCTAGATCAGATCAAACTCGAGGGAGATCAGTTGAGGATCGAGTGGCTAGATCAAGTGTAAATCGTGCTACTAGATCATTCGATCAAAGAGATTCTAGAATGAATTTTAATCGTGGCACTAGATCAACTGATGCAAGACAAGTGAGATCTGATACAAATAGAGAAGTAAGATTAGTTGATCCACAAGTTGCAAGGTCCGATGTGAGGTCCAATGATCTTCGAGCTTCAAGGTTTAATGAAAATCGTTCTGCAAGATCAGTAGATAGACGTTCATCTAGATCAGATCAAACTCGAGGGAGATCAGTTGATAATCGAGTGGCTAGATCAACTGTAAATCGTGCTCCTAGATCAGTCGATCAAAGAGATTCTAGAATGAATTTTAATCGTGCCTCTAGATCAACTGATGCAAGACAGGTGAGGTCTGATACAAATAGATTAGTAAGATCAGTTGATCTACAAGTTGCAAGATCCGATGTGAGGTCCGATGAAATTCGAGCATCAAGGTTTAATGAAAATCGTTCTGCAAGATCAGTTGATAGACGTTCATCTAGATCAGATCAAACTCGAGGGAGATCAGTTGAGGATCGAGTGGCTAGATCAAGTGTAAATCGTGCTGCTAGATCAGTCGATCAAAGAGATTCTAGAATGAATTTTAAACGTGCCTCTAGATCAATTGATGCAAGACAAGTGAGATCTGATACGAATAGAGTAGTAAGATTAGTTGATCCACAAGTTGCAAGATCCGATGTGAGGTCCAATGATCTTCGAGCTTCAAGGTTTAATGAAAATCGTTCTGCAAGATCAGTGGATAGACGTTCATCTAGATCAGACCAAATTCGAGAGAGATCAGTTGAGGATCGAGTGGCTAGATCAACTGTAAATCGTGCTGCTAGATCATTCGATCAAAGAGATTCTAGAATGAATTTTAATCGTGGCACTAGATCAACTGATGCAAGACAAGTGAGATCTGATACAAATAGAGAAGTAAAATCAGTTGATACTCAAATTGCAAGATCCGGTACGAGGTCCAATGATATTCGAGCATCAAGGCTTAATGAAAATCGTTCTGCAAGATCAGTAGATAGACGCTCATCTAGATCAGATCAAACACGAGAGAGATCAGTTGAAAATCGAATGGTAAGATCCACTGTAAATCGTGCTGCTAGATCAGACGATCAAAGAGATTCTATAATAGACTTCAATCGTGACACTAGATCAATCGAGACAAGGGAAATGAGATCTAACACAAATAGAGCTGTAAGATCAGTTTCTCCAGAAGTTGCAAGATTCGATGTGAGGTCCAATGGTATTAGAGCTTCAAGgcttaatgaaaataattctgcAAGATCAGCATATAGACGTTCATCTAGATCAGACCAAATTCGAGAGAGATCAGTTGAAAATAGAAAGGTGAGATCTATTATAAATCGTGCAGATGATCAAAGAGATTCTAGAATACATGTTAATCGTGCCCCTAGATCAATTGATGTAAGACAATTGAGATCTGATACAAACAGAGCATTAAGATCAATTGACCCTCAAGTTGCAAAAGCTGATGTGAGGTTCAACGGTATTCGAGCTCCAAAACTTGAAGAAAACCACTTTACAAGATCAGTCGATGTTACGAAGGCAAGATCAGATTATAGAGCTGTTACTTATCTTAGGTCTGAACCAGTAATTAAGTCAACATCAACCAGGTCTCTTAATAATCGAAGAAGTTCTGAAAGGTTAAGGGAGTTTGGTAATGACAGTAGACAGCGTCAGAACTCTAGTACGATGACCAGGCTggaaaacaaacgaaatagtgtAACTGCTTCTAGGAGAAACACAGAAAGATTGTACATTAATGACAGAAAAGTAAAGAACATACGACAAATACAGAATGATAGGATTTTAGATCTTGAAGTTCAAGATGGTCAGAATATTAGGAATCTAGTCAAGACTAGCAGCCGAAGGAATTTCAGTAAGTACTCGAAATGCACACTAGGTTATtttttctatacagggtgttaa